One stretch of Glandiceps talaboti chromosome 7, keGlaTala1.1, whole genome shotgun sequence DNA includes these proteins:
- the LOC144437932 gene encoding uncharacterized protein LOC144437932, translating into MPKCNDCDKSRGVTFTQGDLHLCQKCKKKRFPSGSPNTEPNQETTQASATSGVSIDQRLTEISLQVSYIPVLLKSVNDIKECQDTTSASLEYFNSLFEDFRTRIATVESENKVTKEKNEELTKRVADLEKALEDQNQYSRRENIEIHGIPETNEANENTDATVIRVLQKIDPGITPNNIEVTHRIGRKFTERDPSTPKPRPRPIIVKFSGRKIRDSVYKNKKKIINTTTDTLGYTEKNRIYINENLTPTARKLLKSANEKRKALNYKYLWTRNGFIYVKKFDATTVINIRNEHDLIKIV; encoded by the coding sequence ATGCCGAAGTGCAACGACTGTGATAAATCTAGGGGTGTTACGTTTACTCAGGGTGACTTGCATTTGTGCCAAAAATGCAAGAAAAAGCGATTTCCGTCAGGATCACCAAATACTGAACCAAATCAGGAAACCACACAAGCTTCAGCAACATCTGGTGTCTCCATTGATCAACGGCTCACTGAAATCAGCCTCCAGGTTAGCTACATACCAGTACTTCTGAAAAGTGTCAATGACATAAAGGAATGCCAGGATACTACATCTGCCTCGCTAGAATACTTCAATTCACTCTTTGAAGACTTCAGAACAAGAATTGCCACAGTAGAAAGCGAGAACAAAGTAACCAAGGAAAAGAATGAAGAACTCACTAAACGTGTGGCCGATCTAGAGAAAGCTCTTGAAGATCAAAACCAATATAGCCGGagagaaaatattgaaattcatGGAATCCCAGAAACCAACGAAGCCAATGAAAACACCGACGCAACTGTCATTAGGGTACTACAGAAAATCGACCCAGGCATCACCCCAAATAATATCGAAGTCACCCATAGAATTGGCCGCAAATTCACAGAGAGGGATCCAAGCACACCGAAACCGAGACCAAGACCAATCATTGTCAAGTTCTCTGGCAGAAAGATACGTGATTCCGTCTataaaaataagaagaaaataATCAACACAACTACTGACACACTTGGCTATACAGAGAAGAACAGaatatacataaatgaaaacCTAACACCAACAGCACGAAAACTACTGAAGTCTGCGAATGAAAAACGAAAGGCCTTAAACTATAAATACCTGTGGACAAGAAACGGCTTTATCTACGTAAAGAAGTTTGACGCAACTACTGTAATCAATATCAGAAATGAACATGACCTTATCAAAATTGTCTGA
- the LOC144437186 gene encoding bestrophin-2a-like, giving the protein MTISYSLKVSRASLCSFSRLLFMWRGSIYKLIWKELIVFLLLYYGLSIIYRFALTTDELREPFELLCIFFKDRILGIIPLSFILGFYVSLVVSRWWSMYDTIPWTDETCQMIATHVQGADEEMRKARRTLVRWLNLTITIVFTSVSMPVLKRFPTLGHIVRAGLMTKKERLEYENLPTTFVKFWLPVGWACNLVRKLREDGKIKDDVAVNLLLQKFQGIRGSCGGMMGYDWISVPLVYTQVVTIVTYGYFLAKLFADQFLDPARSREDGGSAIDFYFPILTVLEFFFYFGWLKVAEAIINPYGDDDDDFELSEIIDRNFQVGLLIVDDLYGHYPDIEKDMYWDEKEFTLPYTKSTLKKGSRTWLGSTVDVLLFAKDFVIAVPTSIAHIAKHHKQPTKGEATEMQPIGAEGEAKIDIPGTVEKPQRMTEEDAKQRKISPKKGKKQTEVVVTPSGAKVRVAGDLPPDVSEDVDNPETNPEVQAAEA; this is encoded by the exons ATGACGATATCCTACTCCTTGAAGGTGTCTCGGGCCAGTCTGTGTTCATTCTCACGTCTGCTGTTTATGTGGCGTGGTAGCATCTATAAACTGATATGGAAGGAACTGATTGTGTTTTTACTGCTCTATTATGGACTGTCGATAATCTATAGGTTTGCACTCACCACTGATGAATTAAGAGAACCATTTGAATTG ttatgtatatttttcaagGACCGAATCCTCGGTATCATTCCACTGAGTTTCATCCTGGGTTTTTACGTCAGCCTTGTGGTAAGTCGGTGGTGGAGCATGTACGATACAATTCCTTGGACTGATGAAACTTGCCAGATGATAGCCACTCACGTCCAGGGTGCAGACGAAGAAATGCGCAAAGCTCGCAGGACACTAGTTCGTTGGCTGAATCTTACAATTACAATTGTTTTTACATCAGTGTCTATGCCAGTGTTAAAAAGATTCCCAACACTTGGTCATATAGTCAGAGCAG GTTTGATGACTAAGAAGGAACGCCTTGAATATGAAAACTTGCCAACGACTTTTGTCAAGTTTTGGCTACCAGTAGGTTGGGCTTGCAATCTAGTTAGAAAGTTGAGAGAAGACGGCAAGATAAAAGATGATGTCGCTGTAAACTTACTGCTACAG AAATTTCAAGGAATTCGTGGGTCGTGTGGTGGCATGATGGGATATGACTGGATAAGTGTTCCATTAGTTTATACACAG gttgttaccatagtaacatatGGTTATTTTCTGGCCAAGCTGTTTGCTGATCAGTTTCTTGACCCAGCTCGTAGCCGAGAAGATGGGGGTAGCGCCATAGATTTCTACTTCCCTATCTTGACAGTTCTTGAGTTCTTCTTTTACTTTGGATGGTTGAAG GTAGCTGAAGCCATAATAAATCCATATGGAGATGATGACGATGACTTTGAACTGAGTGAGATTATTGATAGAAACTTTCAG GTTGGTCTTTTGATTGTGGATGATCTGTATGGCCACTATCCAGATATTGAGAAAGACATGTACTGGGACGAGAAGGAGTTTACATTGCCATATACAAAATCTACTCTGAAGAAAGGCTCAAGAACATGGCTTGGCTCTACCGTGGACGTCTT ACTCTTTGCCAAAGACTTTGTCATTGCTGTACCCACCAGTATTGCTCATATTGCCAAACATCATAAACAGCCAACCAAGGGTGAAGCCACTGAAATGCAGCCAATTGGTGCGGAAGGTGAAGCCAAGATTGATATTCCAGGAACAGTTGAAAAGCCACAACGGATGACGGAAGAAGATGCAAAACAGAGAAAGATATCACCTAAGAAAGGAAAAAAGCAGACTGAAGTCGTCGTTACTCCAAGTGGTGCAAAG gTCAGGGTTGCTGGTGATTTGCCACCTGACGTATCAGAGGACGTTGATAACCCAGAAACCAATCCTGAAGTGCAGGCAGCTGAAGCCTAG
- the LOC144437931 gene encoding uncharacterized protein LOC144437931: MSGYGYQQPSMSRTQEKSELQHLNNRFSDYIKKVEDARNQANQVDSSALLNAIKNLEKESAEIKRLYEDEIGKLRRELDAASADRQRFEAAAQKNAQLAADLQNRLVAEQRHNRELQDELARLRQQVGAKDVQLGQALADNKDLAQNLDKLKNENDALKRNLQDVSGKYDKDSRAQADAREALANLQKKSDFDRQVYAKELAELKSRLDDKDKQILQLEARLRDSTNNENKLPEMLERVRSAANAELQKYKAESEAEYAKNLNDLKKQLGQDAADISKLADENKKLTAALEDARRDNAALLNKIRALEDNNAKLAQSLDQERQKSSAHIRALEDKLKDLQNQLIAKLRDQGSGKEPPIAGEIESLKVLVEDAESKLVKSPPGSRDKAGWGTLSGQPAYSTGYGTGTGGVGGRGNTPVGQYGRNMALARSLPSTGSSKDSVSFPHISEKTTYRVSYGHPAH; encoded by the exons GTCGACTCTTCAGCGCTATTGAATGCTATCAAGAATTTAGAGAAAGAAAGTGCAGAAATCAAAAGATTGTATGAAGATGAGATTGGAAAACTACGACGTGAGTTGGATGCTGCGTCGGCAGACAGGCAGAGATTTGAAGCAGCCGCACAGAAGAACGCCCAATTAGCAGCTGATTTACAAAATAG GCTTGTTGCAGAGCAGCGTCATAACCGTGAACTCCAGGATGAACTTGCTAGACTTCGACAACAGGTGGGAGCCAAAGACGTACAATTGGGCCAAGCCTTGGCAGACAACAAAGACCTTGCACAAAACCTTGACAagttaaaaaatgaaaatgatgcgTTGAAAAGAAATCTCCAGGACGTCAGCGGAAAATATGATAAGGATAGTCGTGCACAGGCAGATGCCAGAGAAGCACTTGCTAATCTACAGAAGAAGTCGGATTTCGACAGACAAGTGTATGCCAAG GAATTGGCAGAGTTGAAGAGTCGGTTGGATGACAAAGACAAACAAATCTTACAATTGGAAGCCAGGCTACGAGATAgcacaaataatgaaaacaaactacCAGAAATGTTAGAGAGGGTGCGCAGTGCTGCGAATGCAGAATTACAGAAATATAAAGCCGAATCGGAGGCTGAATATGCTAAGAAT TTGAATGACCTCAAGAAGCAACTGGGTCAAGATGCAGCTGATATTTCCAAGTTAGCCGATGAAAACAAGAAACTCACCGCTGCCTTGGAAGATGCTAGGAGAGACAATGCTGCTTTGCTTAATAAG ATTCGTGCTCTCGAAGACAACAATGCCAAATTGGCTCAGAGTCTTGATCAGGAACGTCAGAAATCTTCGGCTCACATCCGGGCGTTGGAAGACAAACTAAAGGATCTACAGAACCAACTGATTGCCAAACTTCGTGATCAGGGCAGTGGAAAAGAGCCACCAATTGCAGGGGAAATTGAGTCTTTGAAAGTGTTGGTTGAAGATGCAGAGAGCAA ATTGGTTAAATCACCACCTGGTAGTAGAGACAAAGCTGGATGGGGTACACTGAGTGGTCAGCCGGCCTATAGTACTGGCTATGGTACCGGTACTGGTGGAGTTGGTGGTAGAGGTAATACACCAGTGGGGCAATACGGTCGCAACATGGCCCTTGCGAGAAGTTTGCCTTCAACAG gCTCCAGTAAGGACTCGGTGTCCTTCCCGCACATATCCGAAAAGACCACATACCGTGTTAGTTACGGCCATCCTGCACATTGA
- the LOC144437933 gene encoding uncharacterized protein LOC144437933 gives MPSYSFVVNCRDQGKGGGVGMYIHDSLSYTVLSNVTITNAETLWIEVELENRFFLVGAVYKPPHSNVDDFVESLENYISESERKYSGCVIIGDFNIDVSKETNPSARKLIDTLACFHFKQTISTPTRKTQNSSSTIDHLYTNIADRSISTGTITADISDHFPIFIFFNSVKTPPTTGVTTLIRDYSKFNGQAFRDELNAETWEKVLQCKDVNLALQHFVDRFKDIIAKHAPLKCIRTSKKKKRVKPWLTPGILKSVRTKHKLFKKVINSRFNVTLYNHYKKYRNVLTTILRKSKCHYYANVFSLNNGKIKETWGVINELIGKSKHKQLTIPRQLKINCNGSEVIHTCLDDITEDFNNFYVHVGENLANKIPTSPNTTFHDFLGEKVPHSFFFYPVTKLDIVNTISALDIRKATGFDDIPCKLIHEGREEISNPLCHIINLSFCSGHFPELLKVAKVLPFYKKGQINEPGNYRPISVLPVISKIVERIANKHLMNFLEGFNILYDHQYGFRKKYSCKLSLISLIQSLQEELDKRNSTLGIFIDFSKAFDTVNHNILLAKLEHYGIRGLPLKWFSSYLHSRSQYVSINNIASSRLNITCGVPQGSILGPILFLIYINDIPNSSNLFNFKLYADDSNLFHSIQETHNNISLNLANVEFHQVNKWCDANRLTMNVNKTEHMVIRSKQNSKEVIGSITLNDRVVREANSTSFIGIHLDSNLTWKTHIVDVKKKICKFTGIFYRLRQLVPCSTLLMLYNTFVLPHISYGLEVWGSSCKTYLKEILLAQKRIVRVITGSKCNAHTAPLFKKLSILDIYKQFDYQIGIFVHDVLHDKLPPHFKDYFSNIEHCHDTRRKLRGDLHVPKYKSNFGQSSVKFTGSQIWNNIPYTIRSHPSRHKFKKDYKQFLLVNM, from the coding sequence ATGCCTAGTTATTCTTTTGTTGTTAACTGTAGAGACCAAGGTAAAGGTGGAGGAGTAGGAATGTATATACACGACTCTTTGTCATATACTGTGTTGAGCAatgttacaattacaaatgcAGAAACTCTGTGGATCGAAGTAGAACTTGAAAATAGATTTTTCCTAGTTGGGGCTGTGTATAAACCACCACATTCTAATGTTGACGACTTTGTAGAGAGTTTAGAAAATTATATAAGTGAGAGTGAAAGAAAATATAGCGGATGTGTTATTATTGGAGATTTCAACATTGATGTGAGCAAAGAAACGAACCCTAGTGCCCGCAAACTTATTGATACACTtgcatgttttcattttaaacaaaCTATAAGTACTCCTACTAGGAAAACACAGAATTCAAGTTCTACCATAGATCATTTGTACACAAACATAGCTGACAGGTCCATTTCTACAGGTACTATTACTGCTGACATCTCAGATCATTTTCCGATATTTATATTCTTTAATTCAGTGAAAACACCACCCACAACTGGAGTTACAACATTGATAAGAGACTATTCAAAGTTTAATGGGCAGGCATTTAGAGATGAGTTGAATGCTGAAACATGGGAAAAGGTTTTGCAATGCAAAGATGTAAATTTAGCTttacaacattttgttgataGGTTCAAAGATATCATTGCCAAACATGCTCCTTTGAAGTGTATACGTACCTCAAAGAAAAAGAAACGAGTCAAGCCGTGGTTGACACCTGGAATACTTAAGTCAGTTAGAACAAAACACAAGCTGTTTAAGAAGGTCATTAACAGTCGTTTCAATGTAACGTTATATAACCATTACAAGAAATACCGGAACGTTCTCACCACTATTCTAAGGAAAAGCAAATgccattattatgcaaatgttttctCACTTAATAATGGCAAAATAAAGGAGACGTGGGGAGTTATAAACGAATTAATTGGTAAATCAAAACACAAACAGTTAACTATTCCAAGACAATTGAAGATTAACTGTAATGGTTCAGAAGTAATTCACACTTGCCTGGATGATATTACGGaagattttaataatttttatgtacatgttggtgaaaATCTCGCTAATAAAATACCCACTTCCCCGAACACAACGTTTCACGACTTCTTGGGTGAGAAAGTTCCTCATTCCTTTTTCTTTTACCCTGTTACCAAACTTGATATTGTCAATACTATTTCTGCATTGGATATACGCAAAGCAACAGGTTTTGATGACATCCCTTGCAAGTTAATCCACGAAGGTAGAGAGGAAATATCAAACCCTCTATGTCACATTATTAATTTGTCTTTCTGTTCAGGTCATTTTCCAGAACTCCTTAAAGTAGCCAAAGTGTTACCTTTTTATAAGAAGGGTCAGATAAATGAACCTGGAAACTATAGACCCATTTCCGTTTTACCTGTTATCAGCAAGATTGTTGAAAGAATTGCAAACAAACATTTGATGAATTTCTTAGAGGGATTTAACATTTTATATGACCATCAATACGGTTTTCGGAAGAAGTACAGTTGTAAATTGTCTTTGATTAGTTTGATTCAATCTTTACAAGAAGAGCTTGATAAGAGAAATTCAACACTTGGTATTTTTATCGATTTTTCAAAGGCTTTCGATACtgtaaaccataatattttaCTTGCAAAGCTTGAACATTACGGAATCAGAGGTTTACCACTCAAGTGGTTCTCTAGTTATTTGCATTCACGGAGTCAGTATGTCAGCATCAATAATATAGCTTCAAGCAGATTAAATATTACCTGTGGTGTCCCTCAGGGGTCAATCCTAGGACCTATCTTATTCTTGATATACATAAACGACATTCCAAATTCCTCCAATCTTTTCAATTTTAAGCTTTATGCAGATGATTCAAACTTATTTCATTCTATCCAGGAAACCCATAACAATATATCCCTCAATCTAGCTAATGTTGAATTTCATCAGGTAAATAAATGGTGTGATGCTAACCGACTGACtatgaatgtaaataaaacagaacacatgGTAATTAGAAGTAAACAAAACAGTAAAGAAGTAATTGGGTCTATAACTCTTAATGACAGGGTGGTTAGAGAAGCTAACAGCACATCGTTCATTGGGATTCACCTAGACAGTAATTTAACTTGGAAAACTCACATTGTAGACGTAAAGAAAAAGATCTGTAAATTTACTGGAATATTTTACAGGCTTCGACAACTGGTCCCATGTTCAACTCTCCTAATGTTGTACAATACCTTTGTATTACCACACATTTCCTATGGCCTTGAAGTGTGGGGAAGTTCGTGTAAAACATATCTCAAAGAGATTTTACTTGCACAGAAAAGGATTGTTCGTGTCATTACGGGGAGTAAATGTAATGCACATACGGCACCTTTATTTAAAAAGCTCAGTATTCTTGATATATACAAACAGTTTGACTATCAGATTGGAATTTTTGTTCATGATGTACTACACGATAAACTTCCGCCACACTTCAAGGACTACTTTTCGAATATCGAACATTGTCATGATACTAGGCGGAAATTGAGAGGAGACCTCCATGTACCAAAATACAAGAGTAATTTTGGTCAGTCTTCTGTCAAGTTCACTGGTTCACAGATATGGAACAACATTCCATATACAATTCGCAGTCACCCAAGCAGACACAAATTCAAGAAAGATTACAAACAGTTTCTtcttgtaaatatgtaa